In Candidatus Omnitrophota bacterium, a genomic segment contains:
- a CDS encoding MFS transporter, with protein sequence MAKFREVLKNRNFFLLWLGQIISQVGDRLGQMALIAFVYLKAPGSTLEIAKILSFTIIPVFLIGPIAGVYVDRWERRRTMYTCDFLRAILMLTIPLFLFYTKYMSPIYLIIFVAFSIGRFFIPAKLAIIPDLVENKDLLIANSLVNITGMIAAILGFGVSGILVEWLGARSGFYLDALSFFVSGGLILFITKKSGVSSAMDFRKVGKEIVEVIRKSVLAEIKDGILYFIRKKDIRFTAGLTFILWSALGAIYVVLIVFVQKTLHSATKDLGLLIMFLGIGLFLGSLIYGRFGQRVSHYKIIFLSLVLSGIMLVIFALVIERYPDFFIAAALSFLLGLLVSPIMIASNTIIHNASDSEMRGKIFSSMEIIMHLGFLLFMFISSVLADKFSHVLILVIVGIIFSFLGVINFIYHRKIPWLD encoded by the coding sequence ATGGCCAAGTTCAGGGAAGTTTTGAAAAACCGTAATTTCTTTCTTTTGTGGCTGGGCCAGATAATTTCCCAGGTAGGCGACAGGCTCGGCCAGATGGCCCTGATTGCCTTTGTCTATTTAAAGGCGCCGGGTTCTACGCTTGAAATTGCCAAGATCCTTTCTTTTACCATTATCCCCGTATTTTTAATCGGCCCCATTGCCGGCGTATATGTAGACAGGTGGGAGAGGCGCCGGACAATGTATACCTGCGATTTCCTACGGGCAATATTGATGCTGACCATACCTTTATTCTTATTTTACACCAAATACATGAGCCCGATCTACCTCATCATATTCGTAGCTTTTTCTATCGGCCGCTTTTTTATCCCGGCGAAATTGGCTATTATCCCCGACCTGGTCGAGAATAAGGATCTATTAATTGCCAATTCCCTGGTGAACATAACCGGCATGATCGCGGCAATTTTAGGCTTTGGCGTAAGCGGGATATTAGTAGAGTGGTTGGGCGCAAGGAGCGGTTTTTATCTGGATGCCCTTAGTTTTTTCGTTTCGGGAGGGCTGATTTTGTTTATTACTAAAAAGTCAGGCGTATCCAGCGCTATGGATTTTAGAAAAGTAGGTAAAGAGATAGTTGAGGTGATCAGGAAGTCCGTATTAGCGGAAATCAAAGACGGCATTTTATATTTTATACGTAAGAAAGATATCCGTTTCACGGCTGGGCTTACCTTTATCCTTTGGTCGGCGTTGGGCGCAATTTATGTGGTCCTGATAGTCTTTGTCCAGAAGACGCTGCACTCTGCCACCAAGGATTTAGGGCTCTTGATAATGTTTTTAGGCATCGGTTTGTTTTTGGGCTCGCTTATTTATGGCCGGTTCGGGCAGCGCGTCTCTCACTATAAAATAATATTTTTATCTCTTGTCTTAAGCGGTATAATGCTCGTTATTTTTGCCCTGGTTATAGAGCGTTATCCTGATTTTTTTATTGCCGCAGCACTTTCATTTTTATTAGGGCTTCTGGTCTCGCCCATTATGATTGCCTCCAATACCATTATCCATAATGCAAGCGATAGCGAAATGAGGGGGAAGATTTTTAGTTCCATGGAGATTATCATGCATTTGGGGTTTTTGTTATTTATGTTTATCAGCAGCGTGCTGGCGGATAAGTTTTCTCACGTCCTGATTTTGGTTATTGTGGGGATAATATTCAGCTTTTTAGGCGTCATAAATTTTATCTATCACCGTAAAATTCCATGGTTAGATTAG
- a CDS encoding electron transport complex subunit E — protein sequence MKNLFAEFLKGIIKENPTFVLALGLCPTLAVSTSVTNGLGMGIAATFVLVGSNIIVSLIKNIVPARIRIPCFIVVIATFVTIAELTMKAYSPALNRALGIYVPLIVVNCMVLGRAEAYAQKQTALNSLFDGLGMGIGFTLALILISGIREFLGAGTIMGHNLIKSYEPAFVLGMPSGALLVIGLLLGFFNVLKSKKI from the coding sequence ATGAAAAATTTATTTGCTGAATTCTTAAAAGGTATTATTAAAGAGAACCCCACTTTTGTTTTGGCCTTGGGCTTATGTCCTACCCTGGCAGTATCTACGTCAGTAACGAATGGCCTAGGCATGGGTATTGCCGCTACTTTTGTGCTTGTAGGTTCTAACATAATTGTTTCTCTGATTAAGAATATTGTCCCTGCGAGGATCCGCATTCCCTGTTTTATTGTAGTCATTGCCACCTTCGTGACTATTGCTGAACTGACTATGAAGGCGTACAGCCCGGCGTTAAACCGCGCCCTGGGCATTTATGTGCCTTTAATCGTCGTCAATTGTATGGTCTTAGGCCGCGCTGAGGCTTATGCCCAGAAGCAGACGGCCTTAAATTCCCTGTTTGACGGATTGGGTATGGGCATTGGTTTTACCCTGGCTTTAATCTTAATCTCCGGCATAAGGGAGTTCTTAGGCGCAGGGACAATTATGGGGCATAACCTGATTAAAAGTTATGAACCGGCATTTGTTTTGGGTATGCCCTCGGGCGCGCTTTTGGTAATTGGGCTTTTGCTCGGCTTTTTTAATGTCTTAAAGAGTAAGAAAATATGA
- a CDS encoding RnfABCDGE type electron transport complex subunit D: MQNKFIVSISPHLHKDESVSKIMWLVVASLIPAGAAGVFIFGLDALRVIILGIFSAVAAEWLIEVFTRRKITILDGSAVLTGLLLAYNLPPKVPFWIPVIGSFFAVIIGKQVFGGLGQNIFNPALVGRVFLMASWPKYLTNFTPPFLHSYSIFGGRAGFTKPLNFDAITSATPLALLKEGKVLENISYLDLFLGKRGGCIGEVCIAALLLGAAFLLIKGYISWHIPVPYIITVGLFTYIFAPQGLFSGDWLLHILSGGLILGAFFMATDYVTSPLTRKGQIIFGIGCGIITAVIRLWGGYPEGVSYAILMMNAATPIIDRYTKNRIYGTR, encoded by the coding sequence ATGCAAAATAAGTTTATTGTTTCTATTTCCCCGCACCTGCATAAAGATGAATCAGTCAGTAAGATTATGTGGCTAGTAGTAGCCAGTCTGATACCCGCTGGTGCAGCCGGTGTTTTTATTTTTGGTTTAGATGCGCTCCGGGTGATTATCTTAGGTATTTTTTCGGCAGTAGCCGCAGAGTGGTTGATAGAGGTATTCACCAGAAGAAAAATCACTATTTTAGACGGCAGCGCAGTGCTTACGGGATTATTGCTTGCCTATAATCTGCCGCCTAAAGTTCCTTTCTGGATACCCGTTATTGGTTCGTTTTTTGCCGTGATTATAGGTAAACAGGTTTTCGGCGGCTTGGGGCAGAATATCTTTAATCCTGCGCTGGTGGGCAGGGTATTCCTGATGGCCTCCTGGCCGAAATATCTGACTAATTTTACCCCGCCCTTCCTTCACAGTTACAGTATATTTGGAGGAAGAGCGGGGTTTACCAAGCCCTTAAATTTTGACGCCATCACTTCAGCTACGCCCCTTGCCTTATTAAAAGAAGGCAAGGTGTTAGAAAACATCTCCTATCTGGATTTATTTTTAGGCAAAAGAGGCGGCTGTATCGGCGAGGTCTGTATAGCGGCGCTTTTATTGGGTGCCGCGTTTCTTTTGATTAAGGGTTATATCTCCTGGCACATCCCTGTACCTTATATAATTACCGTAGGATTATTTACCTATATATTCGCTCCGCAAGGCCTTTTTAGCGGCGATTGGCTATTGCATATTTTATCCGGCGGCCTTATCCTGGGCGCTTTTTTTATGGCTACGGATTATGTTACCTCGCCTCTGACGCGTAAGGGGCAGATTATCTTTGGCATAGGATGCGGGATAATTACTGCGGTAATCCGGCTCTGGGGCGGTTACCCGGAAGGTGTCTCTTATGCTATATTGATGATGAACGCTGCTACACCTATAATTGACAGGTATACAAAAAATCGTATCTACGGGACAAGATGA
- a CDS encoding RnfABCDGE type electron transport complex subunit G, with protein sequence MLRYGLILALICAVAAGLLASVNSLTKSRIIAQAQAEEEAGLKEVMPQAVRFEAAKSGEAIVYYNAYDEQEKIIGTVFKASAKGYSSQIETMAGVTSDGKITNIKILNQNETPGLGSRVAQPAFTSQFSNKDIRGLSEVQAITGATISSKAVMDSVREKLKDIQELTKNAK encoded by the coding sequence ATGTTGCGTTACGGTCTTATCCTGGCGTTAATATGCGCGGTAGCAGCCGGGCTTTTGGCATCGGTGAATTCTCTGACTAAATCCAGGATTATTGCCCAGGCCCAGGCCGAAGAAGAGGCAGGCCTTAAGGAAGTAATGCCGCAAGCCGTTCGTTTTGAGGCAGCGAAATCAGGCGAGGCAATTGTTTATTATAATGCCTACGATGAACAGGAAAAAATAATCGGCACAGTATTTAAGGCATCCGCTAAAGGCTATTCCAGCCAGATCGAAACTATGGCAGGGGTAACCAGCGACGGAAAGATTACTAATATCAAGATATTAAACCAGAATGAAACCCCTGGCCTGGGGAGCCGCGTGGCCCAGCCTGCCTTTACCAGCCAGTTCAGCAACAAAGATATCCGAGGATTAAGCGAAGTCCAGGCGATTACCGGCGCTACTATTTCTTCCAAGGCAGTAATGGATTCGGTCCGGGAAAAATTAAAAGACATCCAGGAGTTAACAAAAAATGCAAAATAA
- the rsxC gene encoding electron transport complex subunit RsxC: protein MVRLEEYKLETENKAIEKMPSPGRAYIPLSQHIGRICSPEVKIGDTVLAGQKIAGVQANVSSPIHASISGKVISIQDWPHPFSGRCKSIIIDGERSDKAYPAIPKSQTEIENLTPEQIRNLVFEAGIVGMGGASFPTHIKLNPPKPVDTLIINGAECEPYLTGDYRLMVEKTKEILQGVGLVARCLGVEKVYIAIEDNKPEAIKEFTVHSSQFAVKVLKSAYPQGGEKQLIKNILNKEVPQAKLPFDIGVAVHNVATCFAIYEAVYKNKPLYERVVTVTGSCLSKPKNLLAKIGTPIKELIDFCTPLKEEPVKVIMGGPMMGIAQYTLDVPVIKSTTGVILLNKKEAALQEEEFCIRCGACVRECPVFLMPTLISLASQKELWPQAKIYGALDCIECGLCNYVCPANIRLVQHIKRAKLEAIK, encoded by the coding sequence ATGGTTAGATTAGAAGAGTATAAGCTAGAAACGGAAAATAAGGCCATAGAGAAGATGCCCTCACCCGGCAGGGCCTATATCCCTTTAAGCCAGCATATAGGTAGGATCTGCAGCCCTGAAGTAAAAATAGGCGATACTGTTTTGGCCGGCCAGAAGATTGCCGGGGTCCAGGCGAATGTGTCCAGCCCCATACATGCGTCCATATCGGGTAAAGTTATCTCAATTCAAGATTGGCCTCATCCGTTTTCAGGCCGCTGTAAGTCAATAATTATTGATGGTGAGCGAAGCGATAAAGCATATCCTGCTATCCCTAAATCACAAACCGAAATAGAGAATTTGACGCCAGAGCAAATTCGTAATCTTGTTTTTGAAGCGGGTATTGTGGGTATGGGCGGGGCAAGTTTTCCCACGCATATAAAACTTAATCCCCCTAAACCGGTAGATACCCTAATTATTAACGGCGCAGAATGCGAGCCTTACCTGACCGGCGATTACCGCTTGATGGTAGAGAAGACTAAAGAGATTTTACAAGGCGTAGGGCTTGTCGCAAGATGTTTGGGGGTTGAGAAAGTTTATATAGCTATTGAGGATAATAAGCCTGAAGCGATAAAAGAGTTCACAGTTCATAGTTCACAGTTCGCAGTAAAAGTTTTAAAATCAGCTTATCCGCAAGGAGGAGAGAAGCAATTAATAAAAAATATCCTGAATAAAGAAGTCCCGCAGGCTAAGCTTCCCTTTGATATCGGCGTGGCCGTGCATAACGTTGCCACCTGTTTTGCTATTTATGAGGCAGTTTATAAGAATAAGCCTTTATACGAACGCGTGGTTACGGTAACAGGCAGTTGCCTCTCAAAGCCTAAGAATCTTTTAGCAAAAATCGGCACGCCTATTAAAGAGTTAATTGATTTCTGCACACCCTTAAAAGAAGAACCCGTAAAGGTAATTATGGGCGGACCGATGATGGGGATCGCCCAATATACGCTGGATGTGCCGGTGATAAAATCTACCACAGGAGTTATCTTATTAAATAAAAAAGAGGCTGCCTTGCAGGAAGAAGAATTTTGTATCCGTTGCGGCGCCTGCGTCAGGGAATGTCCGGTATTTCTTATGCCCACTTTAATAAGTTTGGCTTCTCAAAAAGAGCTTTGGCCGCAGGCTAAGATTTACGGCGCCCTTGACTGTATTGAATGCGGTTTATGTAACTATGTCTGCCCGGCAAATATCAGGTTAGTCCAACATATAAAAAGGGCGAAATTAGAGGCGATAAAATGA